A region from the Aegilops tauschii subsp. strangulata cultivar AL8/78 chromosome 5, Aet v6.0, whole genome shotgun sequence genome encodes:
- the LOC120964972 gene encoding uncharacterized protein yields the protein MVHEDESSDDYSSLQYMNSSSDGMLYRIPASIEDQDYMGIETGTIVPCQHHGLPCERRVAFEGFEMGWRFLACPLKVLNILQEGQNCGSVEWVDPERPPTMQNALLKLCEMYQDSRSDRRKDNLESSLTIHHLIEEKNKLEANYDKLVEDVHQLLNAQEDRVLDFRYLQSKMESAEERKAEVTNSVVSDMKTEMEKKEADIFKLQEKYAVLMNLTKAQGTVIRNMKFNHLKEKEVLSAAMRNLQFQVEELTKSVEKLTQENLELK from the exons aTGGTTCACGAGGATGAGAGCAGCGATGACTACTCCAGCCTGCAGTACATGAACTCCTCCTCCGACGGCATGCTGTACCGG ATCCCTGCCAGCATTGAAGACCAAGACTACATGGGCATTGAGACTGGAACCATTGTTCCCTGCCAGCACCATGGTCTGCCATGTGAGAGGCGTGTAGCCTTTGAGGGATTTGAGATGGGCTGGAGGTTCTTAGCCTGTCCTCTTAAA GTGCTGAATATATTGCAGGAAGGTCAGAACTGTGGTTCTGTTGAATGGGTTGACCCAGAGCGGCCTCCTACAATGCAGAATGCATTGTTGAAGCTATGTGAAATGTATCAAGACAGTAGGAGTGATAGGAGGAAGGATAACCTGGAGAGTTCACTCACTATTCACCATTTgatagaagaaaaaaataaactGGAGGCCAACTATGACAAATTAGTTGAAGATGTTCATCAACTTTTGAATGCCCAAGAGGATAGGGTGCTGGATTTCAGATATTTGCAGTCTAAGATGGAGAGTGCAGAGGAGAGGAAAGCTGAGGTGACCAACTCAGTTGTCTCAGATATGAAGACAGAGATGGAGAAGAAAGAGGCAGATATCTTCAAGCTGCAAGAGAAGTATGCAGTCCTTATGAACCTGACAAAAGCCCAAGGCACTGTCATCAGGAACATGAAGTTCAACCATTTGAAAGAGAAGGAAGTGCTTAGTGCAGCCATGAGGAACTTGCAGTTCCAGGTTGAAGAACTAACTAAGTCTGTGGAGAAGCTCACCCAAGAGAATCTAGAGCTGAAGTAG